Genomic DNA from Peribacillus simplex NBRC 15720 = DSM 1321:
AATAAAGACGATGGATGAGCTTGTTGATCAGGTATTATCCGGTTTAATCGTCATTGTTGTTGATGGTAAACCAATAGGATTGGTTGTAGATGTCAGGAGTTATCCCGGGAGACAGCCAGTAGAACCCGATACGGAAAAAGTCGTCCGTGGATCAAGGGATGGTTTTGTTGAGAATATCATCGTTAACACAGCGATAACAAGACGGAGGATCCGGGATGAAAGATTACGTTTCGAAATGTTGCATGTAGGGGAACGATCGAAAACGGATATATCCATCGGCTACATTAAAGATATTGCCGATCCAGATTTGATAGATATCATTCGTAAGGAATTGAATAGTATTGAGGTTGATGGCATAACGATGTCTGATAAAACGATCGAAGAGTTCATCGTCAAGCAAAGATATAACCCATACCCGCTTGTCAGATACACGGAACGGGCTGATGTGGCGGCAACGCATTTGCTTGAGGGGCATGTCCTTATTTATGTGGATACGTCACCGAGTGTCATCATTACCCCGTCCACTCTTTTCCATCACATGCAACACGCTGAGGAGTATCGGCAGGCACCTGCCGTTGGAACCTTGGTGCGCTGGGTCCGGTTTCTCGGGATTTTCGTTTCATTATTCTTACTGCCGATTTGGTTATTGTTTTGTTTAGAGCCTTCCCTCCTGCCGGAGAAGTTCGAGTATATCGGGCCGAATGAGAAAACGCATATACCCATTATAATCCAAATCTTCATTTCCGATATTGGGATAG
This window encodes:
- a CDS encoding spore germination protein — protein: MMTSEKPENMKPIPSRVAEVDAYMKEKVGLGVSFDLGVRRIKVLRKDVHLYYINGLTDTEFIMEILESLIHNKNAEILTTKVFDAVKDLLVHQSVEEIKTMDELVDQVLSGLIVIVVDGKPIGLVVDVRSYPGRQPVEPDTEKVVRGSRDGFVENIIVNTAITRRRIRDERLRFEMLHVGERSKTDISIGYIKDIADPDLIDIIRKELNSIEVDGITMSDKTIEEFIVKQRYNPYPLVRYTERADVAATHLLEGHVLIYVDTSPSVIITPSTLFHHMQHAEEYRQAPAVGTLVRWVRFLGIFVSLFLLPIWLLFCLEPSLLPEKFEYIGPNEKTHIPIIIQIFISDIGIEFLRMAAVHTPTPLSTAMGLVAAVLIGQIAIDVGLFVPEVVLYASVATIGTFVTPSLELGVANKISRLVLLVLVALFKVPGLIIGITLYIIMLTNIKTLNTPYLWPLLPFQPKALSHIIFRRPYPGTIERPSIVHPQDLYRQPRKSKG